GTCGGGGACGTAGTCCTTGAGGTCCCTGCGCCCGCAGACGGTGCGCATCCCGGCCGTCTCGAAGCTGTCCTTGACCGTGATCGGCACCCCGTGCAGCGGGCCGAGGTCCCGCCCCGCCGCCCGCGCGGCACCCGCCTCCCCTGCCTCGCGACGGGCACGCTCGGGATCGAGGGTCACCACCGCGTTCAGTACGGGGTTGTGGGTGGCGATCCGGTCGAGATAGAGCTCGACCAGCTCCCGGCTCGAGATCTCACCCGCGGCCAGCGCGCGTGACTGCTCCACGGCGGACTGGAAGGGAACGTCGCTCACGGCACGCCTCATCTCCGGACGGTGGGCCGACACAATTGAATGTCAACCATAATATTACGCACGTCAGGCCATAGATTAGGATGGGATGTGAGGCAATGGCCCCGCGGAGCGAATGGAGGAACCCTGTGGCGCGCTACGCCAAGGAGCACAAGCAGGTGACCCGGCAACGGATCATCGAGACCGCCGGCCACCGGTTCAAGCAGGACGGCATCGACGGCTCGGGCATCTCCACCCTGATGTCGGACGCGGGGCTCACCAACGGCGCGTTCTACGCCCACTTCGAGTCCAAGGACGACCTGGTGGCCAACGTCGTCGCAGGCGAACTCCGCGCACAGGCCGAAGCGTTCAGCACACTGCGGCCGGGCCGCCCGGGACTCGAGGACCTCGTTCACCAATACCTGTCACCCGAGCACCGGGACCACCCCGGCCTCGGATGCCCCTCCGCCGCCCTGCTCGACGAGATCGGCCGCTGCGGGGACGGGACCAAGCAGGCCTACACCGACGGCGCGAAGGCCATCGTGGACGAGATCGCCGCCCGCCTGACACCCGAGGACCCGCAGTCCGCCCGCGGCACGGCCATCGGGCTCTACACCATGTTGGTGGGGACTTTGCAGCTGGCCCGCGCCCTCTCCGACCGGAAGTTCGCCGACGAGGTCCTTGAGCAGGGAATCGGGAACGCCCTGGCGTTGATGCGCTGAGCGGGTGCTCTCCCGGCAGCACGCCGGCACCGTCTGCCGGCCCCGGTCCCTGACATCTGTCAGGGACCTCTACGCGATTCGCCTTCCTAGGCTTGCGGTGCGCAATGCCCCGTCAGCCCAGCCGCGAGGAGCATCATGTCCCGGTACACGCGTATGGCCGCCACACTGAGCGTGGCGGCTTCGTTCGTCGGCCTCGTCGCACTCGCACCGCAGGCGTCAGCCTCGGCGCCGTCGGACGGCACACACTGCTCCGTGGTGGTGGAGCGGGTGAAGCCGGGCGAGAAGTTCTCCCAGGTGAAGAGCCGAACCTGTTCCGACGCCGGGACGGCGGCGGTCAGCCGCAGCGGCCGGACCCTGCTCATGACCTGGTACGAGCACGCCGAGTACGGCGGGGCCAACACCGACGTGTACGGGGACTACGGCCCCTGCGACGCGACCGGCTACGTCCTGACCACCGGCACATGGTCGCGCTCGATCTCGTCGTTCATCACCTACAACAGCTGCGACGGCCAGCAGGCAGTCCTCAACGACGGCCGCAGCGCCGTCTATTACTACGGGTTCGGCACGCCGTACGTGGGTAACCAAGCGAACGACAACATCGGCTGGTTCAAGGTGTGGGATGCCCTCTAGGGCACGCGGGCAGCGCAACCGTCGGCCACTCCGGACAAGCGCCTCGAGCCGATCACCCCAGGGGTGTCACGGTTCGAGGCAACGCCCGCGGCTTCGAGCGAGCACCACTCACCATGCCTACTGCCGCTCGAGGAACTCGAGAGCCGTCTCCACGAACTGCTGGTGGAACTGGAAGATGCCTCCGTGCCCGGCGTCGGGGTAGATCACCAACTCGCCGTTGGGCAGCCGCCGCGCCAGGTCGTGTGAGTTCTGCGACGGAACCATCCGGTCGCTCTCGCCGTTCGCGACCAGCACAGGCTGCCGGATGACGGAGAGATCCTGGGGCCGCTCCAGCCCCCAGCGATGGATGGCCTTCAGCTGATTGCTGTACGAGATGGGGGAGATCGCCTTGTCCCGGCCCTGGGTGCGCTCCTTGAGCCGGCCCAGGAACTCCTTTCCGGCCCGGCGTCCGCCCGTGGTGCGGGTGAAGAACAGGAACTGCTTCGGGTCCTGAAGGGTGAACAGCCCTCGCACGGTGTCGAGATGGGACAGCCAGGTCACGTTCTTGATGCCCTCACCTCCGGCGGGACCTGTACCCGTGAGGATCAGCTTGCGGACGAGACCGGGATCGGTCTGCGCGATCACCTGGGCGACCATGCCGCCCATCGAGAAGCCATGGAGATCGACCTGCTCGAACCCGAGGGCCCGGATGAAGGTGACGGCATCCTTCGCCATCGCCGCGATGGTGCGCGGCGTCGAACCGGAGGAAGCGCCCACACCCCTGTTGTCGAACGTGATGACCCGGCGCTTGGCGGCGATGCCGTCGACGACACGGGGATCCCAGTTGTCGAGCACCGCGGCGAGGTGGGTGAGAAAGACCACCGGGACGTCGGACCGGGGACCGAGCTCGCGATAGGCGAAGGTCACTCCCCCGGCGGCGAGGGTGCGGGTCGGTGCGTTCTTGTACGAGGTCACGATGTCGCCTCGTACGTCTTGTGAGTCATTCACGGTCGTGCCCTTCGGCGTGGGGTTCCGCGAGCGCACCGGCCCCTTGCACAGAAGAGGAAAGCGCGACGCGGCTACCTGGTCTGCCGATTGCGACTGCGGTCGGCAGGGTCGACGATCGAAGGCCGTGGGAGCGGGAGGTCGAGTCCCTCAGCATTGCGTCAACAATTAGAGTATGACCGTAATTCTAAGAAGTCGCAAGGTGGCTACGCGCTTGGGAGTGTGTAGACCTGAGCCGCCCGTCAGTTCTGCCGGCACACCTACAGGTGGGCGCGACGAGCGGCCTTGACCAGTAGGTCCGGGCGCCGACCTCAGTCTGTCGGTGTCGGCAGGGCGCAGGCGTCGGCGATCGCTCGCGTATCCCAGTAGAACGGACGGACCTCGGTGATCCGCCCGCCCTTGACCGTGATCGCTTGCAGAATGGGGAAGGTGAGTTCACGGCCGGTCGCGCGGGCGCGAGCACGGACCTGTGTGAGCACGACGGCAGTCTCACCGTGGGCAAGAAACTCCCGCTGCACCATGTCGAACGACTCCCACACCTCCCCCATCATGAGGAAGAACCTCGCCATGCCGTCGTGCCCGCGCCAAGTGCCGCCGTAGGGAAGAGCGTCCGCTTGATGCAGTTCGACATCCGGCGCGAAGAAGGGGGCGAGCAGCTCGAACGAAGCCTCGCCAGGGCCTCCCGCCGCCAGGTACTCCGCCTCAGCCGCGTACATGGCGGTGAGAACTGCTGCCGACTCGGTGGTGGATGAGATCGTCATGACACCAGCATGAGCACCACAGCAGGACCTTCCTGGCGGCAATCAGACATCGTCGTGCCGCGCGGTCGGCAGAGGCCTGATCTCCCGGCCGGCCGGGGCACGGAATCCGACCGGCGGAAGTCCTCACCTGTCGACGGCTACGGCACCGAGGCTCACCGCCCCGGCAGGCCCTCTCAGGCGGCGAGGAAGTCGGCCACCTGCTTGGTGAAGGCCTTGGCGTACTGGAACAGGAACGCGTGGCCGGCGCCGGTGTAGAGCACGAGTGTCGCGTCCGCGAGGTGCTGGACCGCGACATACGAGTTGTGCGCGGGGATCATCACGTCGTCGAGACCGTTGGCATAGAGAACCGGCTGCTTGATGGCCTCCAGTTCCGCGACCACCTGGTCGAAGGGGGCCGCCAGGAGGGTCGCCGCCGCGGTGAGCATGCCCAGGGCCGCCGCCTCGGAGACGGCGGGACCGCCACCTGCGAGCCGCGTCGAGACGTGAGCGAAGTGTTCGTGCCCAGCGGCACGGGCCCTGTCCGTCTCGGGATAGAACAGGTACAGCATGTCCTCCAGGTCGGCATCGGGCTTGGCCATGATGCCGAGAACCTTCTCGCTGAAGGCCGGGGCGTCAGGCACCCAGCCGGCCGGGCCGCTGCCCGCCACGACGAGCTTGCGCACCAGATCGGGGCGCCGTACGGCCACACGCTGGGCGACGATGCCGCCCAGGGACCAGCCGAGCAGGTCGGCCTGCGTGAGGCCGAGTGCGTCGATGAACTCGATGGCACCCTCGGCGAATCCGTCGAGGGAGTCGCGCGGCTCGCCGTCGGTGTAGCCGACTCCGACGTTGTCGAACAGGATCACGTCATGGTCGGCGGCCAGGTAGTCCAGGAACTCCGGGTCCCACCAGTCGATGGTGCCGCGGAAGCGGTTCAGCAGGACCAGAGGGACACCGCCCCGCGGACCCGTCCGCCGGTAGGTGAACCGTGCGGAGGGACCCTCGACGGTGAGGTCCTCGACCTTGTCTGCCAGATACGTACTCATGGTGGCCTTCTTCTTGTTGGCGGGTTGGTGCGACATCTCACGAGTCCGCTCCACGCCGACGCGTTCACGTCATCCGATTTTTAACTTACGTTCATAATACTATGCGGTAGAGGCGTCAGAAAGGCGAGCGAAGGAGCGTGGCGTGCGATACGGGAACGAGCACAAGCGGACGACCAGGCAGCGGATCATCGAAACGGCCGGCCGCCGGTTCAAGCAGGACGGCATCGACGCGTCGGGCGTCTCGACGCTCATGAAGGACGCGGGGCTGACCAACGGCGCCTTCTACACGCACTTCACATCGAAGGACGACCTCGTGGCCACCACGGTCGCCGACCAGCTACAGGCGCAGAGCGCGAGCATCGTCACGCAGGCGGCACCCGGTCACGCCGGGCTCGAACAGATAGTGCGCTGGTACCTGTCCGCCCGGCATCGCGACAGCCCCGGCGACGGCTGCCCCTCCGCAGCCCTGCTCGACGAGATCGCGCGCTGCACGGACCAGACCAAACAGGCTTACACCGACGGCGTACTGCTGGTCATCGACGGCATCGCCGCCCGCATGGCACCCGGCGACCCGCTCACGGTCCGCACCAGAACGCTCAGCGCCTACGCCATGATGGCCGGGACGCTGCAGCTCTCCCGAGCCCTCGCCGACCGGCAGCTCTCCGATGACCTCCTCGAACAGGGCATCCGCAACGCCCTCACATTGCTGGGCGTCGAACAAGAGCACGTCGGCACCACGGACTGACACATCCGGCCGCACCCCACCAGTTGCCATCCATGGACTGACCCTTTAGCATTATGAACGTAATTCAATGCTTCTCGCCCTCGCCCCACGGGTGTCCGGCATCAAGCAGTCACGAATCACCGCCCACCACGCGAAAGCTCGCGACAGGCGACACCCCCCTACCCGCAGGGGAGGAGATACGGAGACGACAATGAGGGCCTTCACGGTAGAGCGCTACGGCGACAAGGCCGGCGTGCGTGCCGGCGAGGTGCCGGATCCGGAGGTGGGCGCGGACGACGTGCTGGTCCTGATCCGGGCCGCGAGCATCAACCCGCTCGACCGCATGATCCGGGACGGCGAGATGAAGACGATCCTGCCGTACCAACTTCCGTTCGTCCTCGGCAACGACCTTGCCGGTGTAGTGGTCGAAGTGGGCGCGGGCGTCACCCGGTACGCAGTCGGCGACGAGGTCTTCGCACGCCCCGACAAGGACCGGATCGGCACCTTCGCCGAACTCATCGCCGTGCACCAGGACGACGTGGCGCCCAAGCCGGCCACGCTGACCATGGAAGAAGCCGCGTCCCTCCCGCTGGTCGCCCTGACCTCGTGGCAGGCGCTGGTCGAGCGGGCGGACGTTCAGCCGGGGCAGAGAGTCCTGATCCACGCGGGTTCCGGTGGCCTGGGCACCATCGCCATCCAGTTGGCGAAGCAGTTGGGCGCACACGTGGCGACCACTACGAGCACGGCCAACGTCGACCTGGTGAAGAGTCTCGGCGCGGATGTCGTCGTCGACTACAAGAAGCAGGCGTTCGAGACGGTGCTGCACGACTATGACCTGGTCCTGGACTCGCTCGGCGGCGAGACGCTCGAGAAGTCCCTGGACGTCCTCAAGCCCGGCGGGAAGGTCATCAGTGTCGCGGGCCCTCCCGACGCCGCCCTCGCCAGGGAACTGGGGGCGAACCCGATCATCCGGCTGGCGATGTCCGCACTGAGTTACCGCACGCGGCGACGCGCCCGGCAGCGCAACGTTTCGTACTCGTTCCTCTTCATGAAGGCCAGCGGCGCCCAACTGCGCGAGCTGACCCCCCTCATCGAGTCCGGCAGGATCCAGCCCGTCGTCGACACCGTGTTCCCGTTCGAGTCGACCCACGAAGCACTCGCGTACGCCGAAGCGGGGCGCGCGAAGGCCGGCAAGGTCGTCGTCAGGATGACGTGACGGAACACTCCCCCGCTCATCAATCACGCCTCCACAAGCACGGACGACAGCGTCCGCCGCCACGAGAAGCGCCGTCGAACCCGCTCCGGAAGGCCCCTGGACATGACCACACCACGGAATTCCCCGTCCCCCTCGACGTCGTCCTACACGAACGCGCCGACGCGTTCCGTGTCCGTTCGCGGCGCGGACTTCGTCTACCGGGAGCTCGGGCCGGAGGAGGGTGTGCCACTGGTCCTCCTGATCCACCTGGCCGGGGTCCTGGACGACTGGGACCCGCGCGTCGTTGACGGACTCGCCGCGCAGCGTCGCGTCATCACCTTCGGCAACCGCGGTGTGGGCGGTTCGAGCGGCTCCACGCCGGCCACCGTCGAGGAGATGGCGCACGACGCTGTGCTGTTCATCCGAGCCCTCGGGTTCGACCAGGTCGATGTGTTCGGCCTGTCGATGGGCGGCTTCATCGCCCAGGTCGTCGCGGAAAGGGAACCGCACCTCGTCCGCAAGGTCATCCTCGCCGGCACGGGGCCCGCCGGGGGCCCCGGCATCGACAAGGTCCCGGCACTCACCGTCCAGGCCACACTCAAGGGCGCCCTGACCCGCAAGGACCCCAAACTCTCCCTCTTCTTCACCGAGACCGCAGGCGGCAAGCAGGCTGGACGAGCCGTCCTGGAACGGCTGAAGGAGCGCACGCGGAACCGCGACAAATCCGTCTCACCGACGTCGATCCGCGCCCAGTTGAAGGCCGTCAAACGCTGGGGCCGCCAGGCGCCGTCGGACCTGTCGAAGATTCACCAACCGGTCCTCGTGGCACACGGTGCGGACGACCGGATGGTGCCCAGCCGGAACACACTCGACCTGGCGGCACGCCTCCCCCGGGGCGAGCTCGTCCCTCTTTTCCCGGATGCCGGACACGGAGCTGTCTTCCAGTACCGCGATGAGTTCGTGGCACGCGCGCTCGACTTCCTCGCCTCTTGAGCCGATGAACGGCGGCCGGTCGGGGACTATTTTCCGTACGGATCC
Above is a window of Streptomyces sp. NBC_00490 DNA encoding:
- a CDS encoding TetR/AcrR family transcriptional regulator, encoding MARYAKEHKQVTRQRIIETAGHRFKQDGIDGSGISTLMSDAGLTNGAFYAHFESKDDLVANVVAGELRAQAEAFSTLRPGRPGLEDLVHQYLSPEHRDHPGLGCPSAALLDEIGRCGDGTKQAYTDGAKAIVDEIAARLTPEDPQSARGTAIGLYTMLVGTLQLARALSDRKFADEVLEQGIGNALALMR
- a CDS encoding alpha/beta fold hydrolase — its product is MNDSQDVRGDIVTSYKNAPTRTLAAGGVTFAYRELGPRSDVPVVFLTHLAAVLDNWDPRVVDGIAAKRRVITFDNRGVGASSGSTPRTIAAMAKDAVTFIRALGFEQVDLHGFSMGGMVAQVIAQTDPGLVRKLILTGTGPAGGEGIKNVTWLSHLDTVRGLFTLQDPKQFLFFTRTTGGRRAGKEFLGRLKERTQGRDKAISPISYSNQLKAIHRWGLERPQDLSVIRQPVLVANGESDRMVPSQNSHDLARRLPNGELVIYPDAGHGGIFQFHQQFVETALEFLERQ
- a CDS encoding nuclear transport factor 2 family protein, which encodes MTISSTTESAAVLTAMYAAEAEYLAAGGPGEASFELLAPFFAPDVELHQADALPYGGTWRGHDGMARFFLMMGEVWESFDMVQREFLAHGETAVVLTQVRARARATGRELTFPILQAITVKGGRITEVRPFYWDTRAIADACALPTPTD
- a CDS encoding alpha/beta fold hydrolase; amino-acid sequence: MSTYLADKVEDLTVEGPSARFTYRRTGPRGGVPLVLLNRFRGTIDWWDPEFLDYLAADHDVILFDNVGVGYTDGEPRDSLDGFAEGAIEFIDALGLTQADLLGWSLGGIVAQRVAVRRPDLVRKLVVAGSGPAGWVPDAPAFSEKVLGIMAKPDADLEDMLYLFYPETDRARAAGHEHFAHVSTRLAGGGPAVSEAAALGMLTAAATLLAAPFDQVVAELEAIKQPVLYANGLDDVMIPAHNSYVAVQHLADATLVLYTGAGHAFLFQYAKAFTKQVADFLAA
- a CDS encoding TetR/AcrR family transcriptional regulator, with product MRYGNEHKRTTRQRIIETAGRRFKQDGIDASGVSTLMKDAGLTNGAFYTHFTSKDDLVATTVADQLQAQSASIVTQAAPGHAGLEQIVRWYLSARHRDSPGDGCPSAALLDEIARCTDQTKQAYTDGVLLVIDGIAARMAPGDPLTVRTRTLSAYAMMAGTLQLSRALADRQLSDDLLEQGIRNALTLLGVEQEHVGTTD
- a CDS encoding NADP-dependent oxidoreductase — translated: MRAFTVERYGDKAGVRAGEVPDPEVGADDVLVLIRAASINPLDRMIRDGEMKTILPYQLPFVLGNDLAGVVVEVGAGVTRYAVGDEVFARPDKDRIGTFAELIAVHQDDVAPKPATLTMEEAASLPLVALTSWQALVERADVQPGQRVLIHAGSGGLGTIAIQLAKQLGAHVATTTSTANVDLVKSLGADVVVDYKKQAFETVLHDYDLVLDSLGGETLEKSLDVLKPGGKVISVAGPPDAALARELGANPIIRLAMSALSYRTRRRARQRNVSYSFLFMKASGAQLRELTPLIESGRIQPVVDTVFPFESTHEALAYAEAGRAKAGKVVVRMT
- a CDS encoding alpha/beta fold hydrolase produces the protein MTTPRNSPSPSTSSYTNAPTRSVSVRGADFVYRELGPEEGVPLVLLIHLAGVLDDWDPRVVDGLAAQRRVITFGNRGVGGSSGSTPATVEEMAHDAVLFIRALGFDQVDVFGLSMGGFIAQVVAEREPHLVRKVILAGTGPAGGPGIDKVPALTVQATLKGALTRKDPKLSLFFTETAGGKQAGRAVLERLKERTRNRDKSVSPTSIRAQLKAVKRWGRQAPSDLSKIHQPVLVAHGADDRMVPSRNTLDLAARLPRGELVPLFPDAGHGAVFQYRDEFVARALDFLAS